A window of the Oncorhynchus keta strain PuntledgeMale-10-30-2019 chromosome 21, Oket_V2, whole genome shotgun sequence genome harbors these coding sequences:
- the mlnl gene encoding motilin-like: MTMRGAVTGCVVLVCLVAMLHERAEGHFSFFSPKEMRELKALQDKLGRKDMEPRSEDGQFQDVTIQQLPEDDGGTPGKTVEISVRLTAKQLEHVAPVLEDIIHEMVEQAEKKAK, translated from the exons ATGACCATGCGTGGAGCGGTGACGGGCTGTGTGGTGCTGGTGTGTCTGGTGGCCATGCTGCATGAACGGGCAGAGGGACACTTCTCCTTCTTCAGCCCCAAAGAGATGAGGGAGTTGAAG gCCCTACAGGATAAGTTGGGGAGGAAGGACATGGAGCCTCGGTCAGAGGATGGACAGTTTCAGGATGTCACCATCCAACAGCTTCCTGAGGACGATGGTGGAACTCct GGGAAGACAGTGGAGATAAGTGTTCGACTGACAGCCAAACAGCTGGAGCATGTGGCCCCCGTGCTGGAAGACATCATCCATGAAATGGTGGAGCAGGCAGAGAAGAAAG CCAAATGA